CTCCTTGCGCCGTCCAAAATCCACCTCATGGACAAAGCCAGTTTCCTTTCCGGCCGCACCTCGCGGGGCACCTGGTAGTTGGCGCCGCCGATTCTTCTTGATCGGACTTCCAAATCGGGAGAAGAATTTTTGATAGCCGCGTCAAAAACAACCAAAGGATTTTCCGTCTTGGTTTTCTTCTTGATTTCCTCCATCGTGTCGTACATCACCTTTCTGGCCACGGACTTCTTCCCCTCCTTCATAATATAGTTGATAAACTTCTCCACTTTTATGGAGTTGTACGCGACATCCGGGTTTATTTTTCTTTTTGTTGAAACTTTTCTTCGCATATATTAAATGAAATTCGAAATCCGAATATCGAAACTCGAAACAAATTTTAATTTTTTAAATTCCAAATTCTAAACTGTTTTTAATTTTATTATTTAGAATTTAGATATTGTTTCGTGCTTCGTGCTTCGTGTTTCGGATTTCGTGCTTATTTCTTATTTCGGTCTTTTAGCTCCGTATTTGCTTCTCTGTTGTTTCCTGTTTTCCACGCCGGCGGTGTCCAGCATGCCTCTCACTATATGATATCTGACACCGGGCAAGTCTTTAACCCTGCCGCCTCTGATAACCACCACGGAGTGCTCCTGCAAATTATGCCCTTCGCCGGGGATATAGGCCGTCACTTCCATGCCGTTGGTCAATCTCACCCTGGCCACTTTTCGCAAAGCCGAGTTTGGTTTCTTGGGAGTGGTGGTCGTCACCTTCAGGCAGATTCCTCTCTTAAACGGCGAAGCGAACGGAACAGGCCGGTTCCTTAAAGAATTAAAACCGTGAGCAAGAGCCACCGAGCGGCTCTTGGCTTTTATCTTCTTGCGGCCTTTCTTGATTAGTTGATTTATCGTTGCCACGAAAGGTAGATTAGCAGAAAAAAATTTTTCCGCAAGTCCTTATTGGGTTTTACCCCAGCAAGATTCTGTAAATAAAGAACACGACCGGCAGCAAAAGATCGGAGAGAAAGAGCAAAAAGAACAAAAGGATGAAGAAGCCGTACTTCTCCATGAATTCCTGAATATTGTTCAGCCTGTAAGGAAGAAAGGTAAACAAGACCTTGGAGCCGTCCAGCGGCGGAATGGGAATAAGGTTGAAGATTCCAAGAAAAACATTTATCCAGACGACCACGGCGGAGAAATAATACAGCGAAATAAGATAACCCTGCCCGCCCACGGCGATATTGGAAACCGCGCCTAAGGCCGTTTCCGCTTTCGCGGCGGAGTCTATCGGCAAAAAATACGCCACCAAAGCGAAAATCGCCGCCACCAGAAAGTTTGAAGCCGGCCCGGAGGCGGCCACGATGGCCGGACCCCATTTTGGGTTTTTGAGATTGTAAGGATTGTAAGGCACCGGCTTGGCCCAGCCGAACAGCAACGGGGAACGCGCGATAATCAACATTAAGGGAATCACAAACGACCCCATTAAATCAAGGTGTTTGAGCGGATTCATGGAAAGTCTCCCCGCCCTTTTGGCGGTGGAGTCGCCCATGGCGTAGGCGGCAAAGCCGTGCGAAACTTCGTGCACGACCACGGAAAGTATGAGAATAGCGATGCTGAATATAAAATTTACCCCTTGCATCCCGGTTAGTACAAATTCGAATTAATTCGAAGATAATCTTTTAATCTCTTTGCTAAAAATCTACGACCCCCGGTAACTTTAAAATATTTCTCTCTCCTTCTGGCATCGCTTTCACAAACGCACGCTTCATAGTAAATAAGTTTCAGCGGCCTTCTTGGTTTTGTAGAAATATTTTCACCCGAATTATGTTCTTCCAACCTTCTTCTTAGGTTGTTTGTATAACCAATATACATCTTCCCATCCCTTAAACTTCTCAAAGCGTACACATAGAAGAACATATTCGAATTTGTCCTGCCGGGCATAATGACTTGAAAGTTTCAACTGTTTATTATATATTAAAACATATTTTTATGAAACAGTGTCCAACCTGCGGCAAAGGAACGATAATGGCCGACAAGAGAAACCTTTTGCGAGGCAAATACAATCCGACAGGCAAAACCAGGCGCTACCCCAATCTCCAATGGGCGACTTTTCCCGACGGCAACAGGCAAAAAATCTGCGCCAAGTGCATCAAGAAAGGAAAACATTTGAAATAAACAAAAGTTTGTTGTTTTTTTAAAAGCCACCTGGAAAGGGTGGCTTTTTTGTACCTGCTTCCTTGCTTTTGCGATATTTGTTATAATGGAAGTATGTCCGAATCGTTAAATTCAGTGGCCAGCAAAAGGGTTATATTCCCCGAGGGAAAGCAAAAAGAATTTTTATTGGAAATCAAGACTGCCTTAAAAGTTTCTTGGAGCGACTTTTCCTCCATTATCAAAATAAGCCAAAGAACATTAACAGACTGGAAAAATGAAAAGCGTCCAATATCATTGTTGGTTTTAGAAAAAATGTGCGGTCTGGCAAAAATTAAAATTCCCGAAAATATAAAAACAAAAGAACCTTTTTGGTGGACTGTTAAAGCGGGGAAAATAGCAGGCAGAAAAGTATATAAAAAATACGGCATTGTGGGCGGAAACCTCGAAAACAGGAAAGCAAAGTGGAGAGAGTGGTATG
The sequence above is drawn from the Candidatus Paceibacter sp. genome and encodes:
- a CDS encoding site-2 protease family protein: MNPLKHLDLMGSFVIPLMLIIARSPLLFGWAKPVPYNPYNLKNPKWGPAIVAASGPASNFLVAAIFALVAYFLPIDSAAKAETALGAVSNIAVGGQGYLISLYYFSAVVVWINVFLGIFNLIPIPPLDGSKVLFTFLPYRLNNIQEFMEKYGFFILLFFLLFLSDLLLPVVFFIYRILLG
- a CDS encoding GIY-YIG nuclease family protein, translated to MFFYVYALRSLRDGKMYIGYTNNLRRRLEEHNSGENISTKPRRPLKLIYYEACVCESDARRREKYFKVTGGRRFLAKRLKDYLRINSNLY
- the rpsL gene encoding 30S ribosomal protein S12, encoding MATINQLIKKGRKKIKAKSRSVALAHGFNSLRNRPVPFASPFKRGICLKVTTTTPKKPNSALRKVARVRLTNGMEVTAYIPGEGHNLQEHSVVVIRGGRVKDLPGVRYHIVRGMLDTAGVENRKQQRSKYGAKRPK
- the rpsG gene encoding 30S ribosomal protein S7, producing the protein MRRKVSTKRKINPDVAYNSIKVEKFINYIMKEGKKSVARKVMYDTMEEIKKKTKTENPLVVFDAAIKNSSPDLEVRSRRIGGANYQVPREVRPERKLALSMRWILDGARSKKGQNMAVRLADELIAASKNEGYAAKKKENTHKMAEANKAFAHFAW